From the genome of Colletotrichum destructivum chromosome 10, complete sequence, one region includes:
- a CDS encoding Putative UmuC domain, Zinc finger C2H2-type, DNA polymerase, Y-family, little finger, whose translation MSSPQPFRFSSPIPGADGRKSRFNYKHLSQLATYNPSCPLRVIAHVDLDAFYAQCEMVRLGVPKDQPLAVQQWQGLIAVNYPARERGIGRHCTLTDARKLCPTLVAQHVATWREGDEKWAYRDDAAANIQSDKVSLDPYRLECRKILAVIKESLPSDLQKVEKASIDEVFLDLSAQVHEILLRRFPELANPPPYDDPTENLPGPSVAALDWQADALVDLNEDEESMDPDWDDVAILIGSEIVRHVRGQIFERLQYTCSAGIAKNKLLSKLGSGHKKPNQQTVIRNRAVSHFLSGFKFTKIRNLGGKLGENVVSTFNTDAVSELLAIPLEQMKAKLGHDTGSWVHNTIRGIDLSEVNSRTQIKSMLSAKSFRPYINTPEQAVKWLRIFAADIFARLVEEGVLENKRRPRTINLHHRHDGQTKSRQGPIPQGKTLDEQALFELAKSLMNQIMTEASIWPCANLSLSVGGFEDGVTGNMGIGAFLLKGEEAQALRQTSREASRPSTSEEKPSSKRQRMDGGAIDRFFTRGVSTDNEPNFTNATAEKGFDTRNEAPEAEGYTDSHQMPIVAFLCSRCNARFQTPDEHQSHEDWHFAKDLQDEERVESAFVNHSATRKSGPKPSGASAKRGGRGGKLEQGQSKLKFG comes from the exons ATGTCGTCCCCGCAGCCCTTTCGGTTCTCCTCTCCGATTCCTGGCGCAGACGGGAGAAAGTCTCGGTTCAACTACAAGCACCTCTCTCAGCTAGCGACATACAACCCGTCATGCCCATTGCGAGTCATAGCCCACGTTGACCTGGATGCCTTCTATGCACAATGTGAGATGGTACGTTTGGGTGTACCAAAGGACCAACCTCTGGCAGTTCAGCAGTG GCAAGGTCTGATTGCCGTCAACTACCCAGCACGTGAACGTGGAATCGGCCGCCACTGCACCTTGACGGATGCTAGGAAGCTCTGTCCTACTCTAGTTGCCCAGCACGTAGCCACATggcgcgagggcgacgaaAAGTGGGCGTACCgtgatgacgccgccgccaacattCAGAGCGACAAGGTCTCGCTCGACCCTTACCGTCTGGAGTGCAGGAAGATTCTGGCAGTCATCAAAGAAAGCTTGCCCTCGGACCTTCAAAAGGTCGAAAAAGCTAGCATCGATGAGGTCTTCCTCGACCTTTCCGCCCAGGTGCACGAAATCCTATTGAGACGCTTCCCCGAGCTGGCAAACCCACCCCCTTATGATGATCCGACCGAAAATCTCCCAGGCCCTTCCGTAGCTGCACTTGACTGGCAGGCGgatgccctcgtcgacctgaacgaggacgaagagtCTATGGACCCAGACTGGGACGACGTGGCGATCCTCATTGGATCCGAAATTGTGCGACATGTCCGAGGCCAGATCTTTGAGAGGCTACAGTACACATGCTCGGCAGGCATCGCCAAGAACAAGCTACTCAGCAAGTTGGGCTCCGGTCACAAGAAGCCCAACCAGCAAACTGTCATTCGAAACCGAGCCGTGTCACATTTCCTATCTGGCTTCAAGTTCACCAAAATACGCAATCTCGGGGGTAAGCTCGGCGAAAACGTAGTGTCCACCTTCAATACCGACGCCGTCAGTGAGCTTCTGGCTATACCTCTGGAGCAAATGAAAGCAAAACTGGGCCATGACACAGGGAGTTGGGTACATAATACCATCCGTGGTATCGACCTGAGCGAGGTCAACTCCCGCACGCAGATCAAGTCGATGCTTTCGGCAAAGTCTTTCCGGCCCTACATCAACACTCCTGAACAGGCAGTAAAATGGTTGAGGATCTTTGCCGCCGACATTTTTGCCAGACTGGTTGAGGAGGGCGTCTTGGAGAACAAACGCAGGCCGAGAACCATCAACTTGCACCATCGACACGATGGCCAGACCAAATCACGTCAAGGTCCGATTCCTCAAGGCAAAACTCTTGACGAGCAAGCTCTGTTTGAGCTTGCGAAGAGCTTGATGAACCAAATCATGACGGAAGCCAGTATCTGGCCCTGCGCTAACCTGAGCTTGAGCGTGGGTGGGTTTGAAGATGGCGTGACGGGCAACATGGGCATCGGCGCTTTCTTGCTGAAAGGAGAGGAAGCCCAAGCTTTGAGACAGACCAGCCGCGAAGCAAGCCGTCCATCAACGTCCGAGGAAAAGCCGTCTTCCAAGAGGCAACGGATGGACGGAGGGGCGATCGATCGATTCTTTACACGAGGCGTTTCCACCGACAACGAACCAAATTTCACCAATGCAACCGCAGAAAAGGGTTTTGACACCCGAAATGAGGCCCCGGAGGCGGAGGGCTACACCGACTCTCATCAGATGCCAATCGTAGCGTTTCTGTGTTCGCGGTGCAACGCACGCTTTCAAACGCCCGATGAGCATCAGAGCCACGAGGATTGGCACTTTGCCAAGGACCTCCAGGACGAAGAACGTGTTGAATCCGCATTTGTCAACCACTCTGCAACCCGCAAGTCTGGCCCAAAGCCATCAGGTGCATCGGCCAAGCGGGGTGGACGCGGCGGCAAGCTTGAACAAGGACAAAGCAAGTTAAAGTTTGGATGA
- a CDS encoding Putative palmitoyltransferase, DHHC domain-containing protein: MSQATSTKCASRWVTRIIPIIITGTSGYATYVIVAYLGIDYLYKTRGEVGAAVSTITIYLFFYLLTIATYLRTFIEIKMDPGLVPLGPQAQHPSRESNKKRRRRKEGDLESQPYYTGPDQDPDSPGLEGFYSKEIFVCESDGRPKWCSECRNWKPDRAHHSSEVGRCVRKMDHYCPWVGGMVSETSFKFFAQFTFYCTLYCTVALAQAAYCLALQVRDGTVDGRTISGVAIAGFFGLFTFLMTATSWRFILLNITNIDALRKSWVHQLAIRVPDGTRSGSDYGTVTYPLPKYPQGISTSSDATVDSGTSRDRLATRTFAIVRTEPDENPWDLGYRRNWTSVMGHGLVDWLLPIHGSPCVNHDSMESDYEMGPLIQTLRERHGLPDPKQPSGELEMREMRPSGY; the protein is encoded by the exons ATGTCGCAAGCCACCAGCACCAAATGTGCCTCGCGATGGGTGACGCGCATCATCCCCATCATAATCACCGGCACAAGCGGCTATGCCACCTACGTGATCGTGGCCTACCTGGGCA TCGACTATCTGTACAAAACCAGGGGAGAAGTCGGCGCCGCAGTCTCGACAATCACGATTTACCTGTTCTTCTACCTCCTCACCATCGCCACCTACTTACGAACCTTCATCGAAATCAAGATGGACCCAGGTCTGGTACCGCTAGGTCCTCAGGCGCAACACCCTTCGAGGGAGTCGAACAAGAAGCGCAGGCGGAGGAAAGAGGGCGACCTGGAAAGCCAGCCGTACTATACTGGCCCTGACCAAGACCCGGATAGCCCCGGTCTTGAAGGCTTCTATAGCAAAGAAATATTTGTGTGCGAGAGTGACGGACGGCCCAAGTGGTGCTCCGAGTGCCGCAACTGGAAGCCTGACCGCGCCCATCACTCGAGCGAGGTGGGCCGTTGCGTGCGGAAAATGGATCATTACTGCCCCTGGGTCGGCGGCATGGTATCGGAGACTT CCTTCAAATTCTTCGCCCAATTCACCTTCTACTGCACATTGTACTGCACAGTTGCTCTCGCCCAGGCTGCCTATTGTCTCGCGCTGCAGGTGCGAGACGGCACAGTCGACGGTAGGACAATATCGGGCGTTGCCATCGCCGGGTTTTTTGGTCTTTTTACCTTCCTCATGACCGCGACCTCGTGGCGTTTCATCCTCCTTAACATTACCAacatcgacgccctccgcAAGTCGTGGGTGCATCAGCTAGCGATCAGGGTGCCTGACGGCACTCGTTCTGGCAGCGACTACGGGACAGTCACGTATCCTCTGCCAAAGTATCCGCAGGGGATATCCACCTCATCAGATGCCACCGTGGACAGCGGGACTTCGCGCGATCGCCTCGCAACCCGTACTTTTGCTATTGTTAGGACCGAGCCGGATGAAAACCCGTGGGATCTTGGCTACAGGAGGAATTGGACGTCTGTTATGGGACACGGCTTGGTCGATTGGCTTCTGCCCATTCACGGATCACCTTGTGTCAACCACGACAGCATGGAGAGTGACTATGAGATGGGCCCGTTAATACAGACCCTCCGGGAAAGGCATGGCCTACCCGATCCCAAGCAGCCCTCTGGCGAACTGGAAATGCGGGAGATGCGGCCAAGCGGCTACTAG
- a CDS encoding Putative SET domain, AWS domain, SET domain superfamily protein, with protein MSLFPSESGLSAAATDCSSNIASSSSTPPTSISDIASQASDGPKLDDVPVILESEAQTETHTRIETRIEAQIEAHIEIPDAIAAEPARETPPEPQSEGRPRRSCSGKQTYNLSQLSGTANRGKRRAKGDDVADRRRTISGATLISPGLNTDTNADDVARVAGNLVRDGIDALNLQWSVGDLKTPRPKKTKMEKADTSRITRHTARLIGTPVENLATKVSNLGKRSRKTFEKSIAKVPRELLRLRDTKEFAGIDDKPVIRTVWSNGKLVILDENGNIPAPPPKKAKSEPLETKKEEAEEKPEQAAEAQPKKTRRNKKYLDRGLYAGQATPSDLTKGLSAAEHKKLAQTPELKDYGRSNKALPLPMFNGLRLLLSGRDFKLPFDVCNPLPPGQPKPDEFRKLTKNRFIGESHSLWKKTPHFLDQSKCVCKVEDGCGEDCQNRIMLYECDDKNCNVGREHCTNRAFADLQDRRVGGGKYRVGVEVIKTPDRGYGIRANRCFEPNQIIMEYTGEIITDEECSERMENKYKNNKCYYLMSFDQNMIIDATKGSIARFVNHSCAPNCRMIKWIVSGQPRMALFAGDKPIMTGEELTYDYNFSPFSDENVQTCLCGAPNCRGILGPKPQEVKQPRPPKSTLKAVVKSAVKASKRKIETLVGDDGDNDGSAKKRKIKAAKGVRRSLSSTGLLTKAAAKGAATVKRRVSAMAILSSTTNTPAKATKATAKKSTPNKIYTAPHPARKATAVRKSGSGKVLKTYGKGSPKTTSRAPSMTIVAAGAEDDDDAAPKKMSKLHRSLSKASRNALEELSMGSTIRLVSPELVNPEATITARQD; from the exons ATGTCTCTCTTTCCCAGCGAGAGCGGCCTGTCCGCTGCCGCTACCGATTGTTCTTCCAACATCGCGTCTTCGAGCTCGACACCCCCTACCAGCATTTCTGACATCGCCAGCCAGGCCTCGGATGGTCCCAAGCTAGACGACGTTCCCGTCATTCTCGAATCCGAAGCCCAAACCGAAACCCACACCCGTATCGAAACCCGTATTGAAGCCCAGATCGAGGCCCACATCGAAATCCCTgatgccatcgccgccgaacCAGCACGCGAAACACCACCGGAACCTCAGTCCGAaggacgacctcgccgatcATGCTCTGGGAAGCAAACGTACAACCTGTCACAACTGAGCGGCACAGCAAACCGCGGCAAACGACgcgccaagggcgacgatgtcgcAGACCGGCGCAGGACCATTTCGGGCGCGACACTCATCAGCCCTGGCCTCAATACTGACACCAACGCTGACGATGTCGCGCGCGTTGCCGGCAACCTCGTCCGTGACGGCATTGACGCGTTGAACCTTCAATGGTCCGTTGGAGACCTGAAGACCCCGCGCCCGAAGAAGACAAAGATGGAAAAGGCAGATACCTCTCGCATCACCCGCCATACGGCGCGTCTTATCGGCACGCCTGTTGAGAACCTTGCGACCAAGGTGTCTAACCTCGGGAAAAGGAGCCGCAAGACTTTCGAGAAGAGCATAGCCAAGGTTCCTCGTGAGCTGCTCCGCCTCCGGGACACGAAGGAATTCGCCGGCATTGACGATAAGCCCGTTATAAGAACGGTCTGGTCTAACGGAAAGCTCGTGATATTGGACGAGAATGGCAACATCCCTGCACCGCCACCCAAGAAGGCCAAATCAGAGCCGCTCGAGACTAAGAAGGAGGAAGCAGAGGAGAAGCCCGAACAAGCTGCTGAAGCACAGCCCAAAAAGACGAGGCGAAACAAGAAGTACCTCGATCGCGGACTGTATGCCGGTCAAGCGACCCCTTCGGACCTGACTAAAGGTCTTTCAGCCGCTGAGCATAAGAAGCTCGCGCAGACCCCGGAGCTGAAGGACTATGGCCGCTCCAACAAGGCCCTGCCGTTGCCCATGTTCAACGGATTGCGACTGCTTCTGAGCGGCCGCGACTTCAAGCTACCGTTCGATGTCTGCAATCCTCTGCCGCCGGGCCAGCCGAAGCCTGACGAGTTCCGGAAGCTCACCAAGA ATCGCTTTATTGGAGAGTCGCATTCTTTATGGAAGAAGACGCCACACTTCCTTGACCAGTCCAAGTGCGTTTGCAAGGTCGAAGACGGTTGCGGTGAAGATTGCCAGAACCGAATCATGCTGTACGAGTGCGACGACAAGAACTGCAACGTAGGCCGGGAGCATTGCACAAACCGCGCGTTCGCCGATCTCCAGGACAGAAGAGTAGGGGGTGGCAAATaccgcgtcggcgtcgaggtaaTCAAGACACCTGATCGTGGCTACGGCATCCGCGCCAACAGATGCTTCGAACCCAATCAGATCATCATGGAGTACACGGGTGAGATCATCACGGACGAGGAGTGCTCCGAACGCATGGAAAACAAGtacaagaacaacaag TGCTACTACCTTATGAGCTTCGACCAGAATATGATCATCGACGCTACTAAGGGTAGTATTGCCCGTTTCGTGAACCACTCGTGTGCCCCCAACTGCCGGATGATTAAATGGATCGTATCCGGTCAGCCGAGGATGGCACTCTTCGCGGGAGACAAGCCTATcatgacgggcgaggagctCACTTACGACTACAACTTCAGTCCTTTCAGTGACGAAAACGTCCAGACATGCCTCTGCGGCGCGCCGAACTGTCGAGGGATCTTGGGGCCGAAGCCTCAGGAAGTCAAACAGCCCAGGCCTCCCAAGTCGACTCTCAAGGCCGTTGTCAAGAGCGCTGTCAAGGCTAGTAAGCGCAAGATTGAGACGTtggtcggcgacgacggtgacaaCGACGGCTCGGCAAAGAAGCGCAAGATCAAGGCTGCCAAGGGAGTGCGACGGTCACTCTCTTCGACCGGCCTGCTCACCAAGGCGGCCGCCAAGGGCGCGGCGACGGTTAAGAGACGTGTGTCGGCTATGGCAATTCTGAGCAGCACGACGAACACGCCTGCCAAGGCCACTAAGGCGACTGCGAAGAAATCCACGCCAAACAAGATATATACTGCCCCCCACCCCGCGCGCAAGGCCACGGCGGTCCGTAAGTCGGGCTCTGGCAAGGTGCTCAAAACATACGGGAAGGGGTCGCCCAAGACAACGAGCCGGGCGCCGAGCATGACCATTGTAGCTGCGGGAGcagaggacgatgatgatgcggcgccgaagaagatGTCCAAGCTTCACCGGAGCTTGAGCAAGGCGTCGCGCAACGCATTGGAGGAGCTTTCCATGGGGTCCACCATTCGGCTTGTGAGTCCCGAGCTCGTGAATCCCGAGGCCACCATCACGGCCCGACAAGATTAG
- a CDS encoding Putative arp2/3 complex subunit 2/4 protein — protein MSQSLRPYLQAVRSSLTAALTLSNFASQTAERHNVPEIEAQSSPEVLLTPLTIARNENERVLIEPSINSVRISIKIKQADEIEHILVHKFTRFLTQRAESFFILRRKPIKGYDISFLITNFHTEEMLKHKLVDFIIQFMEEVDKEISEMKLFLNARARFVAESFLTPFD, from the exons ATG TCTCAATCCCTTCGACCCTACCTCCAGGCTGTCCGGAGCAGTTTAACGGCCGCCCTGACGCTGTCCAACTTTGCTTCTCAAACCGCCGAACGACACAATGTccccgagatcgaggcgCAAAGCTCCCCCGAAGTCCTCTTGACCCCCTTGACCATCGCCCGAAACGAGAATGAGCGAGTCCTGATCGAGCCGAGCATCAACTCCGTGCGCATAtccatcaagatcaagcaggccgacgagatcgaACACATCCTAGTCCACAAGTTCACCCGTTTCCTAACACAGAGAGCCGAATCTTTCTTCATCCTGCGGAGAAAGCCCATTAAG GGATACGACATTTCGTTCTTGATTACCAACTTCCACACTGAGGAGATGCTGAAGCATAAGCTGGTGGACTTTATCATTCAATTTATGGAAGAGGTCGACAAGGAGATTTCGGAGATGAAGCTCTTT TTGAACGCCAGAGCTAGATTCGTTGCTGAATCTTTCCTGACTCCG TTCGATTAA
- a CDS encoding Putative phosphatidylinositol transfer protein Sfh5: MSAQTTDTAVAAPAPTASPASAAIPESQPAAAAPAADPTSVPAAAPEPTAIVKQQQQIDQATPTGQKTESNAEQKPASEKPVEKTQTPLTSLFEKLPSILSAAKHKEMWGVQLSDITHVPTTVVLQKFLRANDDDVSKAADQLQKALVWRRDTNPGKLLDEVSFDKKKFDELGYITTHKDSQGKETIITWNIYGAVKDKKATFGNVDEFIKWRAALMELSVRKLGLDKVQAPIPDGGEDPYQMIQVHDYLNVSFLRMDPAVKAASSETIRIFAMAYPELLAHKYFVNIPALMGWVFKAMKVFLAPKTIAKFHPLGYGSELAAELPAYKDSLPKDYGGNGEGIKVTGQTVKLAEAAVPTENSNTDANPAPAAAAASPTPVTEAKSAETKAAEAAAVPAVATSESAAASQPEMAPEPAPAAPAEYEKTEVPNVADLNITDKAEAKEETKPVAA; this comes from the exons ATGTCTGCTCAGACTACCGACACTGCCGTCGCGGCACCTGCTCCAACTGCCTCACCTGCGTCGGCTGCCATTCCTGAGTCTCagcctgccgccgctgcgccTGCCGCGGACCCGACTTCGgttcctgctgctgcccctgAGCCCACTGCCATCGtcaagcaacagcagcagatcGACCAGGCCACTCCCACCGGCCAGAAGACGGAGTCAAATGCCGAGCAGAAGCCTGCTTCCGAAAAACCCGTCGAGAAGACACAGACTCCTCTCACTTCCCTCTTTGAGAAGCTGCCCAGCATTCTGAGCGCAGCCAAGCACAAGGAGATGTGGGGTGTTCAGCTCTCCGACATCACTCACGTCCCCACCACCGTTGTCCTGCAGAAGTTCCTCcgcgccaacgacgacgatgtctcCAAGGCTGCCGACCAGCTCCAGAAAGCCCTGGTCTGGCGCCGTGATACCAATCCCGgcaagctgctcgacgaggtatccttcgacaagaagaagtTTGACGAGCTCGGCTACATCACTACCCACAAGGACTCTCAAGGCAAGGAGACGATCATTACCTGGAACATCTACGGAgccgtcaaggacaagaaggcTACTTTTGGCAACGTTGATGA GTTCATCAAGTGGCGTGCTGCTCTCATGGAGCTTAGTGTTCGCAAGTTGGGCCTGGATAAGGTCCAGGCCCCCATTcccgatggcggcgaggaccCTTACCAGATGATCCAGGTTCATGACTACCTCAACGTCAGCTTCCTGCGCATGGATcccgccgtcaaggccgcctcGTCGGAGACGATTAGGATCTTTGCCATGGCCTACCCCGAACTTCTCGCTCACAAGTACTTTGTCAACATCCCTGCCCTCATGGGCTGGGTTTTCAAGGCCATGAAGGTCTTCCTGGCCCCCAAGACCATCGCCAAGTTTCATCCGCTCGGTTATGGCAGTGAACTTGCCGCGGAGCTCCCCGCTTATAAGGACTCGCTTCCCAAGGATTACGGCGGAAACGGCGAGGGCATCAAAGTTACCGGCCAGACCGTCAAGCTCGCGGAAGCTGCTGTCCCGACTGAGAACTCTAACACTGACGCCAACCCTGCtccggcggctgctgctgcttctcccaCCCCTGTCACCGAGGCCAAGTcggccgagaccaaggctgctgaggccgccgccgttcccGCCGTTGCGACTAGCGAGTCCGCTGCCGCTTCCCAGCCGGAGATGGCGCCCGAGCCTGCCCCGGCCGCGCCCGCTGAGTACGAGAAAACAGAAGTTCCCAACGTTGCCGACCTGAACATTACCGATAAGGCAGAAGCCAAGGAAGAGACAAAGCCCGTCGCTGCCTAA
- a CDS encoding Putative RNA recognition motif domain, nucleotide-binding alpha-beta plait domain superfamily: MAYSKPTGEKGKMDHHEMQNQFLDVARQGGLTPSNPPQVVVEDSEYDKEPGGARLDGVPYCTSSDNDQGQGKGKGKAASNLNPSSLSWAPTTSIAHHNFNEVYPSEVHQPEVAELDGTPNFDIKGYSHLAANAISQASFHCQNAQYLQTQPVGSAKSCGTTLNRANIPKHIHFANGSHSIESHIGVPTKNRSHAAQSTMSNSLNASAGYQQTQSIPMIATHGQLSGSSSMGNIGYPTPVRQNNGGLQGGNGSANHSDIVSPGSDTFKRVGASGLMTEPRNFAPRTSIDLARLGAPPKFNLEGQSSGTITASADSQDPFSVPTSQGGPVHQPIFGSQVDTTHLLATGQIPFPSATGETLNYDKLPRDDSSESTPSGSQSIQDPQLYLGSGGQIMAVQGPASQGMLAHPVVDGNALANMQVGTYQPLASDNAALVPYQVGYLPQNAASRGAPVPDYIRAQRSAELNRLTAGPTSFPTAQVAMHEANFPFVEPATRPGHFVVRGVIKIGNIPFVTNRAEIIAVLGRNSRILNDTEEPIHIIMERITGKTTDAYVEFQTLEDASKAVEKYQQNVGRGRATRIGQRPIDIELSSQAALMKDLFPSAKGVFWAGVSPQILPNNDQEPWDNFKGFVSAEEMTMLVKHVEVPHRSPFSKECPQRPFECLVSTLTKFPWHMKGNVTIQQRHAIHKATCDLIRILANSIQERRDEINLTHRLLKRVVDAAMRCEGFSTLQKDDIAFLVNMSEMEQRAFGQPRFAEAWRHLYVLIPKAGVPLDVVEWYISIIREETNRFLEMQTFHDKVQTRTVGNQTDGYFGFFWRELNHPAGPEFDGMTLSQLSMREHQTMESIIRRALTPTAQ; the protein is encoded by the exons ATGGCCTACTCCAAGCCCACGGGTGAGAAAGGCAAGATGGATCATCATGAGATGCAGAACCAGTTTCTCGATGTGGCTCGTCAAGGTGGCCTCACACCTAGCAACCCGCCCCAGGTGGTAGTCGAGGACAGCGAGTACGACAAGGAGCCTGGCGGTGCTCGCCTAGACGGTGTCCCCTACTGCACCAGCTCAGACAATGATCAGGGCCAAggcaagggaaaggggaaggCTGCCTCCAACCTCAATCCTTCATCTTTGTCTTGGGCCCCCACAACCTCCATCGCTCATCACAACTTCAACGAGGTATACCCATCTGAG GTTCATCAGCCTGAAgttgccgagctcgacggtACTCCGAACTTTGACATCAAGGGCTACAGCCATCTGGCCGCCAACGCGATTTCACAGGCTAGCTTCCATTGTCAAAACGCCCAGTACCTTCAAACCCAACCTGTCGGTTCTGCCAAGAGTTGCGGTACGACTCTAAACCGTGCAAATATTCCCAAGCACATTCACTTCGCCAACGGTTCACACAGCATTGAGTCTCACATTGGTGTCCCAACCAAGAACAGAAGCCACGCGGCTCAGTCTACGATGAGCAACTCTCTGAACGCTTCCGCTGGCTACCAGCAGACCCAGTCCATTCCCATGATCGCGACCCATGGTCAGCTCAGTGGCAGCTCCTCCATGGGCAATATCGGCTATCCGACCCCTGTTCGCCAGAACAACGGTGGCTTGCAAGGAGGAAACGGATCCGCCAACCATTCTGACATCGTCAGTCCTGGCAGCGACACTTTCAAAAGAGTCGGTGCCAGCGGTTTAATGACAGAGCCTCGCAACTTCGCGCCGCGCACTTCGATCGACCTTGCTCGGCTCGGAGCTCCTCCCAAGTTCAACTTGGAGGGCCAGAGTAGCGGTACCATCACGGCTTCAGCTGACAGCCAAGACCCGTTCAGCGTTCCCACCTCCCAGGGAGGCCCCGTTCATCAGCCCATCTTTGGCTCGCAGGTAGACACCACCCACCTGCTCGCGACCGGACAGATTCCGTTTCCCAGCGCCACGGGCGAGACCCTGAACTACGATAAACTCCCTCGCGATGACAGTTCGGAGTCTACCCCGAGCGGCTCTCAGTCTATTCAAGATCCGCAGCTCTACCTCGGCAGTGGAGGCCAAATCATGGCTGTTCAGGGCCCAGCTTCTCAGGGCATGCTTGCTCATCCCGTCGTTGACGGCAACGCACTCGCCAACATGCAAGTGGGAACCTACCAGCCTCTCGCCTCAGACAACGCGGCGCTTGTCCCCTACCAGGTTGGCTATCTGCCCCAGAACGCCGCGTCTCGCGGTGCACCTGTCCCCGACTACATCCGCGCTCAACGTTCGGCAGAGTTGAACAGACTTACGGCCGGCCCCACAAGTTTTCCTACCGCCCAGGTTGCCATGCATGAGGCCAACTTCCCCTTCGTCGAGCCTGCTACCCGCCCCGGTCACTTTGTGGTTCGAGGTGTCATCAAGATCGGAAAC ATTCCTTTCGTGACCAATCGGGCCGAGATCATCGCCGTTCTCGGCCGCAACTCTCGCATCCTCAACGACACGGAGGAGCCCATCCACATCATCATGGAACGCATCACCGGCAAGACGACGGATGCCTATGTCGAGTTCCAAACTCTGGAGGATGCTTCCAAAGCCGTCGAGAAATATCAGCAGAACGTTGGTCGGGGTCGTGCCACCCGCATCGGCCAGCGCCCCATTGACATTGAGCTCTCGAGCCAGGCTGCTCTCATGAAGGACCTATTCCCGTCTGCCAAGGGCGTCTTCTGGGCTGGTGTCAGCCCTCAGATCCTCCCTAACAACGACCAGGAGCCTTGGGACAATTTCAAAGGTTTCGTATCTGCCGAGGAAATGACAATGCTTGTAAAGCATGTTGAGGTCCCGCATCGT TCTCCTTTCTCCAAGGAGTGCCCTCAGCGCCCCTTCGAGTGTCTCGTCAGCACCCTCACCAAGTTCCCCTGGCATATGAAGGGGAACGTCACTATCCAGCAGCGTCACGCCATCCACAAGGCGACCTGCGATCTCATCCGTATCTTGGCGAACAGCATTCAGGAGAGACGCGATGAGATCAACCTCACTCATCGTCTGCTCAAGCGAGTTGTTGACGCGGCGATGCGCTGTGAGGGTTTCTCGACTCTCCAGAAGGACGACATTGCTTTCCTGGTCAACATGAGTGAGATGGAGCAGCGGGCCTTTGGCCAGCCGcgcttcgccgaggcctgGCGTCACCTCTACGTGTTGATCCCCAAGGCGGGCGTTCCTTTGGACGTGGTCGAG TGGTACATTTCCATCATCCGCGAGGAGACCAACCGTTTCCTGGAGATGCAGACGTTCCACGATAAGGTCCAAACCCGTACCGTCGGCAATCAGACGGACGGCTACTTTGGCTTCTTCTGGCGCGAGCTGAACCACCCCGCTGGCCCTGAGTTCGATGGAATGACTCTCTCGCAGCTTTCCATGCGCGAGCATCAGACGATGGAGTCTATCATTCGTCGCGCGCTGACTCCTACTGCCCAGTAG